From a single Natronorubrum tibetense GA33 genomic region:
- a CDS encoding thiamine pyrophosphate-binding protein, with protein sequence MKVNEAIIDCLTENDVDTLFGIPGKQSLPLNESISERDDIQFVMARHETAVSHQAWGYAETSGGMAATVVIPGPGDMNAMNGLKNALNDCTPLLHIAVETEPEIRGGDGIHETPPDTYDNVVKENITVETPQSTVAELQTAIDAAQTAPKGPVRIGIPKNFLKMDVPLAERGEVERQSFSGVPDAKVDAAADLLAEASSPVIIAGGGTRAADASDELRAVAERLEAPVVLTYKGKAVFPDEHELMGGVLCGGTGTAVKELIADSDAALGVGTDFDAVTMQNWSIEVPDELVHVTLGADDIGTGYEPAVGIVADAARTLDELDGALSERSISGANGAERAQATRDAIDERLEELRAVSDAPLTSVKALDAIREGTPRDAVVAVDAGGFRLWTLVMFPTYEPRDYVNPGSWATMGSGVPSAIGAKVANPEQDVVALTGDGGLLMCLHELHTLADEEIDVTVVVLNNSDYAIISEEAGRSYRMDEGEYGWEENPVSYTTVADGLGIDVERAETPDEIEATVADAIASDGPTLVEIPTDPYEPQSGVWMNE encoded by the coding sequence ATGAAGGTCAACGAAGCAATCATCGATTGTCTGACTGAGAACGATGTCGACACGCTGTTTGGCATTCCGGGCAAACAGTCGCTCCCGCTAAACGAGAGTATCAGCGAACGCGACGATATTCAGTTCGTCATGGCTCGCCACGAAACCGCCGTCTCGCATCAGGCGTGGGGGTACGCGGAGACCAGCGGCGGAATGGCCGCCACAGTGGTCATCCCCGGACCGGGCGATATGAACGCGATGAACGGGCTGAAAAACGCACTGAACGACTGCACGCCGCTCCTGCACATCGCCGTCGAGACCGAACCGGAGATTCGCGGCGGAGACGGAATCCACGAGACGCCGCCGGACACCTACGACAACGTCGTCAAGGAGAACATCACCGTCGAGACGCCACAGAGCACCGTCGCCGAACTGCAGACGGCGATCGACGCCGCACAGACGGCCCCGAAAGGCCCCGTCCGGATCGGCATCCCGAAAAACTTCCTCAAGATGGATGTCCCGCTCGCCGAACGGGGCGAGGTCGAACGTCAGTCGTTCAGCGGCGTTCCCGACGCGAAGGTCGACGCTGCGGCGGACCTCCTCGCGGAAGCCTCGAGTCCGGTCATCATCGCCGGTGGCGGAACGAGAGCGGCCGACGCGAGCGACGAATTGAGAGCGGTCGCCGAACGCCTTGAAGCGCCGGTCGTGCTCACGTATAAGGGGAAAGCGGTCTTTCCCGACGAGCACGAACTCATGGGCGGGGTGCTGTGCGGTGGGACGGGAACCGCCGTGAAGGAACTTATCGCCGACTCGGACGCAGCGCTCGGCGTGGGGACGGACTTCGACGCGGTTACCATGCAGAACTGGTCGATCGAAGTCCCGGACGAACTGGTCCACGTGACGCTCGGCGCCGACGACATCGGAACCGGCTACGAGCCAGCGGTCGGAATCGTCGCCGACGCCGCCAGAACGCTCGACGAACTCGACGGCGCGCTTTCGGAACGATCGATTTCCGGCGCAAACGGGGCGGAGCGCGCGCAGGCGACCAGAGACGCGATCGACGAGCGTCTCGAGGAGTTACGAGCGGTGTCGGACGCGCCGCTTACGTCGGTCAAGGCGCTGGACGCGATCCGTGAAGGAACGCCCCGCGATGCGGTCGTCGCCGTCGACGCGGGCGGGTTTCGACTGTGGACGCTCGTGATGTTCCCGACGTACGAGCCCCGGGATTACGTCAATCCGGGCTCGTGGGCGACGATGGGGTCGGGAGTTCCCTCCGCGATCGGGGCGAAGGTCGCCAACCCGGAGCAGGACGTCGTGGCGCTCACCGGGGACGGGGGACTCCTGATGTGTCTTCACGAACTACACACGCTGGCCGACGAGGAGATCGACGTCACCGTCGTCGTCCTCAACAACAGCGACTACGCCATCATCAGCGAGGAAGCCGGGCGGAGCTACCGGATGGACGAGGGCGAGTACGGCTGGGAAGAGAATCCGGTCTCGTACACGACCGTCGCCGACGGACTCGGAATCGACGTCGAACGGGCGGAGACGCCGGACGAAATCGAAGCGACCGTCGCCGATGCCATCGCGAGCGACGGTCCGACGCTCGTCGAGATTCCGACTGACCCCTACGAGCCGCAGTCCGGCGTCTGGATGAACGAGTAA
- a CDS encoding VOC family protein, whose amino-acid sequence MDVLHTAIWVDDIDAQLAFYCDGLGLEQTREFDLDGVTNTYVAGESDAEIQFKHDDTERNPEPAGIDHLAVEVTDMAETIETVVERYESEVVDEPRTIEEKGIQIAFVTDPEGYIVELIETLEA is encoded by the coding sequence ATGGACGTCCTACACACGGCCATCTGGGTCGACGACATCGATGCACAGCTGGCGTTTTACTGCGACGGACTCGGACTCGAGCAGACGCGCGAGTTCGACCTCGACGGCGTGACCAACACCTACGTCGCCGGGGAGAGCGATGCGGAGATCCAGTTCAAACACGACGACACCGAGCGAAACCCCGAGCCGGCCGGTATCGACCACCTTGCCGTCGAAGTCACCGATATGGCCGAAACGATCGAGACGGTCGTCGAACGGTACGAAAGCGAGGTCGTCGACGAGCCACGGACCATCGAAGAGAAGGGGATTCAGATCGCGTTCGTCACCGACCCGGAAGGATACATCGTCGAACTTATCGAAACCCTCGAGGCGTAA
- a CDS encoding zinc-dependent alcohol dehydrogenase: MTSNTADRMTVLLKTRPEPGMALESVPVPEPGPGEVRIRVESVGIDGGAEALIYDWHESKRHYADQLPQLFGHEFAGTIDATGPDVEGFEEGTRVAVEPVLGCGRCRLCRSGSFGICPDRRIVGLHPDLEGALAEYAVVPEETLYPIGSLSADEGVFLELLGLAVHGIERSDFEPGDSVAIAGPGSVGIGALVAAVAGGASSVTVIGTADDREDRLPLARELGATRTVVAENGEAELDEEVDVFVEASGHPDAVSLASSATRRDGEIIQIGIFHGSETVPVDLTRLVRRGVSITTVYGRRDSSWRRAIAIAENTDLSPALGPSFPLAEYERAFDATRRREGIKIMLHP; the protein is encoded by the coding sequence GTGACGTCGAACACAGCGGATCGAATGACTGTGCTACTGAAGACGCGACCCGAACCGGGAATGGCACTCGAGTCCGTTCCGGTCCCCGAACCGGGGCCCGGCGAGGTCCGAATTCGCGTCGAGTCGGTCGGCATCGACGGCGGTGCGGAGGCGCTGATCTACGACTGGCACGAGAGCAAACGCCACTACGCCGACCAGCTCCCGCAGCTGTTCGGCCACGAGTTCGCCGGTACGATCGACGCGACCGGTCCGGATGTCGAGGGGTTCGAGGAAGGGACCCGCGTCGCGGTGGAGCCGGTCCTCGGCTGTGGCCGTTGTCGGCTCTGTCGCTCGGGCTCGTTCGGTATCTGTCCCGATCGGCGAATCGTCGGACTCCATCCGGACCTCGAGGGCGCACTCGCGGAGTACGCTGTGGTACCGGAGGAGACGCTCTATCCTATCGGCTCCCTGAGTGCCGACGAGGGCGTCTTTCTCGAGTTGCTCGGACTGGCCGTCCACGGCATCGAACGCTCCGATTTCGAACCCGGCGATAGCGTCGCGATCGCCGGCCCCGGATCGGTCGGGATCGGCGCGCTCGTCGCGGCGGTCGCCGGCGGAGCGAGTTCGGTCACGGTTATCGGGACGGCGGACGACCGCGAGGATCGACTGCCGCTCGCGCGCGAGCTCGGTGCGACGCGCACGGTTGTGGCCGAGAACGGCGAGGCGGAACTCGACGAGGAGGTCGACGTCTTCGTCGAGGCCTCCGGCCACCCCGACGCGGTATCGCTCGCGTCGTCGGCGACGCGTCGCGACGGCGAAATCATCCAGATCGGCATCTTCCACGGCTCGGAGACGGTTCCCGTCGATCTCACCCGACTCGTTCGGCGGGGGGTCTCAATCACGACGGTCTACGGCCGGCGGGACTCGAGCTGGCGACGGGCGATTGCGATCGCGGAGAACACCGACCTCTCACCGGCACTCGGTCCGTCGTTTCCGCTCGCCGAGTACGAGCGCGCCTTCGACGCGACCCGGCGGCGAGAAGGGATCAAAATCATGCTACACCCCTAG
- a CDS encoding CoA-transferase subunit beta, producing the protein MNYTKSELMVVAAARELENDDSVLVGIGKPNLACNVAKRTHAPDLKMVYESGTIGSNPSSPPLSIGDPVLASGAVSIEPMRNGFNYYLQAGRLDVGFLGGAQIDKYGNINSTVIGDYDDPTVRLPGSGGACEIAGHVDRTLMVTPHSERRFPEEVDFITSPGFVDGREGREVLGLDGGPEAVITDLAVCRFDERGEMYVDSLHPNASREEVRAETGWEIEFADDLGTTPEPYEEELRLIREDLDPDEMYTDQAE; encoded by the coding sequence ATGAACTACACGAAGAGCGAACTGATGGTGGTAGCGGCCGCGAGAGAACTCGAGAACGACGACTCGGTGCTCGTCGGAATCGGCAAGCCGAACCTGGCGTGTAACGTCGCCAAGCGAACGCACGCTCCGGATCTGAAGATGGTCTACGAGTCGGGGACGATCGGATCGAATCCGTCCTCGCCGCCGCTTTCGATCGGCGATCCGGTGCTCGCGTCGGGAGCCGTCTCGATCGAACCGATGCGCAACGGGTTCAACTACTACCTTCAGGCCGGTCGCCTCGACGTGGGCTTTCTCGGCGGCGCACAAATTGATAAGTACGGCAACATCAACTCGACGGTCATCGGCGACTACGACGATCCGACGGTTCGGCTGCCGGGCAGCGGCGGAGCCTGCGAGATCGCGGGCCACGTCGATCGAACGCTGATGGTCACGCCCCACTCGGAGCGACGGTTCCCCGAAGAAGTCGATTTCATCACGAGCCCCGGCTTCGTCGACGGGCGCGAGGGTCGGGAAGTACTCGGACTCGACGGCGGTCCGGAAGCGGTCATCACCGACCTCGCCGTCTGCCGGTTCGACGAGCGCGGGGAGATGTACGTCGACTCGCTTCACCCGAACGCCTCGCGGGAAGAGGTGCGCGCCGAGACCGGCTGGGAGATCGAGTTCGCCGACGATCTCGGGACGACGCCGGAGCCGTACGAGGAGGAGCTACGCCTGATCCGCGAGGATCTCGACCCGGACGAGATGTACACCGACCAGGCCGAGTGA
- a CDS encoding CoA transferase subunit A, producing the protein MSKVTSMHDAISTGVSDGDSIYLAGFTHLIPFAAGHEIIRQEKRDLELIRATPDLIYDQLIAAGCARKATFSWAGNPGVGSLPAFRRAAEDGIPTELELEEYTHFGLIAALDAGASNLPFAPLRGFIGSDLPEHNDNIARVESPFDDDYVYAVAPIQPDVAVIRAQRADDAGNAHLWGIQGEVKIAGLAADTVILSVEERCSEETIRSDPNRTVITSDDVDHVVHDPYGSHPSYAQGYYGRDNEAYIEWAEIASDVDRVEEWLDEWVYGVENRREYVEKLGAERLLDLQPEHSYATPIDMGAYR; encoded by the coding sequence ATGAGCAAGGTCACGTCCATGCACGACGCCATCAGCACCGGCGTCTCCGACGGCGATAGTATCTATCTCGCAGGGTTTACGCACCTCATCCCGTTCGCCGCGGGACACGAGATCATCAGACAAGAAAAACGCGACCTCGAGTTGATCCGAGCCACGCCGGATCTGATCTATGATCAGCTGATCGCCGCCGGCTGTGCGCGGAAGGCGACGTTTTCGTGGGCGGGGAACCCGGGCGTCGGCAGCCTGCCGGCGTTTCGCCGCGCGGCCGAGGACGGAATCCCGACCGAACTGGAACTCGAGGAGTACACCCACTTCGGACTGATCGCCGCGCTCGACGCCGGAGCGTCGAACCTGCCGTTCGCCCCGCTTCGCGGGTTCATCGGTTCGGATCTGCCCGAACACAACGACAACATCGCTCGCGTCGAGAGTCCGTTCGACGACGACTACGTCTACGCCGTCGCGCCGATCCAACCGGACGTGGCGGTCATCCGCGCCCAACGCGCCGACGACGCGGGGAACGCTCACCTCTGGGGGATCCAGGGCGAAGTGAAAATCGCGGGGCTGGCCGCCGACACGGTAATCCTCTCGGTTGAGGAACGCTGTTCCGAGGAGACGATCCGCAGCGATCCGAACCGGACCGTCATTACGAGCGACGACGTCGATCACGTCGTCCACGACCCCTACGGCTCCCATCCGTCGTACGCCCAGGGCTACTACGGTCGGGACAACGAGGCCTACATCGAGTGGGCCGAGATCGCGAGCGACGTCGACCGCGTCGAGGAGTGGCTCGACGAGTGGGTCTACGGCGTCGAAAACCGCCGAGAGTACGTCGAGAAACTCGGCGCCGAGCGACTGCTCGACCTGCAACCGGAGCACTCGTACGCGACGCCCATCGATATGGGGGCGTACCGATGA
- a CDS encoding acyl-CoA dehydrogenase family protein, with translation MLSLSPEQELLVSSVADIAEREFADRAFEWDGEPPWENAQLLADRGFLGVNFAEEYGGGGMTELDAILTIEAVGRVCPDTAEFLYNQQLVAPRAIELFGTEDAKERYLPPVLAAEDSIAIGISEPEAGSDVGAMGTRIEEDGDDLVLNGEKTWVSNVEHSSAALVWTRFPDGLGSVVVEFDWDGVEIVQHYANMAGHHQTHFVMEDVVVPEENVVTSGPEGFKNQLRALNWERVGSATLANALASCALEKALEYAEQRTQFDQSIGEFQGIEWKLADAVTELEASRALTHRTAARAHEQGRIPARLDASMAKLRASEMVEHVVSEALQIHGANGYQQGHPLEYLYRLARGRRLAAGTDEIQKNQIAAVLKRDGLPNLA, from the coding sequence ATGCTATCGCTCAGCCCGGAGCAGGAGTTACTGGTCTCGTCAGTCGCGGACATCGCGGAGCGCGAGTTCGCCGACCGAGCGTTCGAGTGGGACGGTGAGCCGCCGTGGGAGAACGCGCAACTGTTGGCCGACCGGGGATTTCTCGGCGTCAACTTCGCCGAGGAGTACGGCGGCGGCGGAATGACTGAACTGGATGCGATCCTCACCATCGAGGCCGTCGGCCGTGTCTGTCCCGATACCGCGGAGTTCCTCTACAATCAGCAACTGGTCGCGCCGCGAGCGATCGAGTTGTTCGGAACCGAGGACGCAAAGGAACGATATCTGCCGCCGGTTCTCGCCGCCGAAGACAGCATCGCGATCGGCATTTCGGAGCCGGAAGCGGGCTCGGACGTGGGCGCAATGGGAACGCGAATCGAGGAAGACGGGGACGATCTGGTGCTCAACGGCGAGAAAACGTGGGTGAGCAACGTCGAGCACTCGAGTGCGGCGCTCGTCTGGACGCGGTTTCCCGACGGGCTCGGCTCGGTCGTCGTCGAGTTCGACTGGGACGGCGTCGAGATCGTACAACACTACGCCAACATGGCCGGCCATCATCAGACGCACTTCGTCATGGAGGACGTCGTCGTTCCGGAGGAAAACGTCGTTACGAGCGGTCCCGAGGGATTCAAAAACCAGCTCCGGGCGCTCAACTGGGAGCGGGTGGGAAGCGCCACGCTGGCGAACGCGCTCGCGAGCTGTGCGCTGGAGAAGGCCCTCGAGTACGCCGAGCAGCGAACGCAGTTTGATCAATCGATCGGCGAGTTCCAGGGCATCGAGTGGAAACTCGCGGACGCGGTGACCGAACTTGAGGCCTCGCGGGCGCTCACCCATCGGACGGCGGCCCGCGCACACGAGCAGGGACGCATTCCCGCCCGTCTCGACGCGTCGATGGCCAAACTCCGCGCGAGCGAGATGGTCGAGCACGTGGTCAGCGAAGCCCTCCAGATCCACGGCGCGAACGGCTATCAGCAGGGCCACCCCCTCGAGTACCTTTACCGGCTGGCTCGAGGACGCCGGCTCGCGGCCGGCACCGACGAGATACAAAAGAATCAGATCGCGGCCGTGCTCAAGCGGGACGGACTGCCGAACCTTGCGTGA
- a CDS encoding enoyl-CoA hydratase/isomerase family protein translates to MADDIRYETDGGIAAITIDRPEVHNAFRRQTILELNEALREAAGDDGVYVVVLTGADGGFCAGADITEMPNWREEMTEEEYAGYLWSVQNVVRQLRRMEKPSIAAVGGPAVGAGCDFALACDLRIVGPDAILREGFVRVGLVPGDGGGWLLPRLIGEAKAKEYLLTGKDITAEAAVDLGLAVDSADEPVERARELAAELLELPALAVRRTNRLVDPEQSFEEYCERAIAYQWECVTDPEHREAINAFSENRDPEFDRDYS, encoded by the coding sequence ATGGCCGACGACATCCGATACGAGACCGACGGGGGAATCGCCGCGATTACGATCGACCGTCCCGAGGTACACAACGCCTTTCGACGGCAGACGATCCTCGAACTCAACGAGGCGCTGCGCGAGGCCGCCGGCGACGATGGCGTCTACGTCGTCGTCCTGACCGGCGCGGACGGCGGGTTCTGTGCGGGAGCCGACATCACGGAGATGCCGAACTGGCGCGAGGAGATGACCGAGGAGGAGTACGCGGGCTACCTCTGGTCGGTCCAGAACGTCGTTCGACAGCTCCGCCGAATGGAGAAGCCGTCGATCGCGGCGGTCGGCGGGCCCGCGGTCGGTGCGGGCTGTGACTTCGCGCTGGCCTGTGATCTGCGTATCGTCGGCCCGGACGCGATCCTCCGGGAGGGGTTCGTCCGCGTCGGCCTCGTCCCCGGCGACGGCGGCGGCTGGCTGTTACCGCGGCTTATCGGGGAGGCGAAAGCGAAGGAGTACCTCCTCACCGGCAAAGACATCACCGCCGAGGCCGCCGTCGACCTCGGTCTCGCGGTCGACAGCGCGGACGAACCCGTCGAACGCGCACGCGAACTGGCGGCCGAATTGCTCGAGCTACCCGCGCTGGCGGTTCGACGGACGAACCGGCTCGTCGATCCGGAGCAATCGTTCGAAGAGTACTGCGAACGGGCCATCGCGTACCAGTGGGAGTGCGTGACCGATCCCGAACACCGAGAGGCGATCAACGCCTTCAGCGAAAATCGAGATCCGGAATTCGATCGCGACTACTCGTGA
- a CDS encoding enolase C-terminal domain-like protein → MVPTITRIESVEFGYELPDVGYAPNGFSIVYEPGTTTERKLFALRVHTDDGTTGEYVGGNSPGAAQLNMIADYLVGKNPLERERHWSAFKRALRKYDWMGMGPIDIALWDFAGKYRGAPIHELLGSYRSSFPAYASTYQGDRNGGLDSPDAYADFAEDCLEMGYQGFKIHDWGGDWTDPDETAAVVREVGRRVGDEMDLMLDPACNPATFADALKIGKACDDADFLWYEDPYRDGGVSQHSHRKLREMLDTPLLQTEHVRGLEAHTDFVATESTDFVRADPEYDGGITGAMKIAHMAEGFGLDVEYHAPGPAQRHCLAATRNSNYYEVALVHPICPNTQPPVYADDYSDMLDTVDADGHVHVPDGPGLGVEYDWDEIEAREIGRRVYE, encoded by the coding sequence ATGGTACCTACGATCACGCGCATTGAGTCGGTCGAGTTCGGCTACGAGCTTCCCGACGTCGGTTACGCACCGAACGGGTTCAGCATCGTCTACGAACCCGGCACGACGACCGAACGGAAACTGTTCGCCCTCCGCGTACACACCGACGACGGAACGACCGGCGAGTACGTTGGCGGCAACTCGCCCGGTGCCGCACAACTCAACATGATCGCCGATTACCTCGTCGGCAAGAACCCGCTCGAGCGCGAGCGCCACTGGAGTGCGTTCAAGCGCGCCCTGCGGAAGTACGACTGGATGGGGATGGGACCGATCGACATCGCACTGTGGGACTTCGCCGGGAAGTACCGCGGTGCGCCGATTCACGAACTGCTCGGGAGCTATCGTAGCTCCTTCCCGGCCTACGCCTCGACCTACCAGGGCGACAGGAACGGCGGCCTCGACTCGCCCGACGCGTACGCCGACTTCGCCGAGGACTGTCTCGAGATGGGGTATCAGGGGTTCAAGATCCACGACTGGGGCGGCGACTGGACGGATCCCGACGAGACGGCCGCGGTCGTCCGCGAGGTCGGTCGGCGCGTCGGCGACGAGATGGATCTCATGCTCGACCCGGCCTGCAATCCGGCCACGTTCGCCGACGCGTTGAAGATCGGAAAGGCCTGCGACGACGCCGACTTCCTCTGGTACGAGGATCCCTACCGCGACGGCGGCGTCTCCCAGCACTCCCACCGAAAGCTCCGCGAGATGCTCGACACGCCGCTGCTCCAGACCGAACACGTACGCGGCCTCGAGGCCCACACCGATTTCGTCGCGACGGAATCGACCGACTTCGTGCGCGCGGATCCCGAGTACGACGGCGGCATCACCGGCGCGATGAAGATCGCCCACATGGCGGAAGGGTTCGGACTCGACGTGGAGTACCACGCGCCCGGTCCGGCACAGCGCCACTGTCTGGCGGCGACGCGCAACAGCAACTACTACGAAGTAGCGCTCGTCCACCCGATCTGTCCGAACACCCAGCCGCCGGTGTACGCGGACGACTACTCCGACATGCTGGATACCGTCGACGCGGACGGACACGTCCACGTCCCGGACGGGCCGGGACTCGGCGTCGAGTACGACTGGGACGAGATCGAAGCCAGAGAGATCGGGCGGCGAGTCTACGAGTGA
- a CDS encoding LLM class flavin-dependent oxidoreductase, whose amino-acid sequence MVSHGYVLPTRGVVLSADDSLEQAARVQSEVIGLARRAESLGFDGVWAGDSVLAKPRLEPLSTLAAVAGATESVTLGTAVYLPQLRHPVHVAHQTATVDLVSGGRLALGVGVGVGDGVEAEHDQLDVPYERRGALLDDGLEILEGLWSDEPVTVDDEFFELGDADIGIRPCGSPPPIYIASATFDPRDGFPRQIRDRIATRGGGWLPIGMSPEMYEGGLDRAREIVDDAGRDPAGFDAAYYHDVVIAETEAEAIDQARDFLDRYYPSWGALSDDDIRKRGAFGPPSVVADHLERYADAGVETFVTRFTAADQREQLRRFADIVD is encoded by the coding sequence ATGGTATCCCACGGCTACGTACTGCCGACTCGCGGTGTCGTTCTCTCCGCCGATGACTCCCTCGAGCAGGCCGCTCGCGTGCAATCGGAGGTAATCGGGCTCGCTCGCCGGGCCGAATCACTGGGGTTCGACGGCGTGTGGGCCGGAGACAGCGTGCTGGCGAAACCGCGCCTCGAACCGTTATCAACCCTCGCCGCGGTCGCCGGGGCGACGGAATCGGTCACCCTCGGCACTGCGGTCTATCTGCCCCAGCTTCGACACCCGGTTCACGTCGCCCATCAGACGGCGACCGTCGATCTGGTCAGTGGCGGCCGGCTCGCTCTCGGCGTCGGAGTCGGTGTCGGTGACGGTGTCGAGGCCGAACACGACCAGCTCGACGTTCCCTACGAGCGTCGGGGCGCGTTGCTCGACGACGGGCTCGAGATCCTCGAGGGGCTCTGGAGCGACGAGCCCGTCACGGTCGACGACGAGTTCTTCGAACTGGGCGACGCCGATATCGGCATCCGTCCGTGCGGGAGCCCGCCGCCCATCTACATCGCCTCGGCGACGTTCGATCCGCGGGACGGCTTCCCGCGACAGATACGGGACCGCATCGCCACTCGTGGCGGCGGCTGGCTCCCGATCGGCATGTCCCCCGAAATGTACGAGGGCGGACTTGACCGGGCGCGCGAAATCGTCGACGACGCCGGTCGCGACCCAGCGGGCTTCGACGCGGCCTACTATCACGACGTGGTGATCGCGGAAACCGAAGCGGAGGCGATCGACCAGGCTCGCGACTTCCTCGATCGATACTACCCCTCCTGGGGTGCGCTGAGCGACGACGACATTCGGAAGCGGGGAGCGTTCGGCCCGCCGTCGGTCGTCGCGGACCACCTCGAGCGGTACGCCGACGCCGGCGTGGAAACGTTCGTCACCCGGTTCACCGCGGCCGATCAGCGCGAGCAGTTGCGACGCTTCGCCGATATCGTCGACTGA
- a CDS encoding GNAT family N-acetyltransferase, whose product MTTTNIREITTESGRRELFPLVTELRDHLDLETYLELFEEMREEGYRLFARYDGDEAVAAAGVKIATNFYLGRHVYVYDLVTAEGERSKGHGERLLSFVHDWAAERDCDAVELESGQWREDAHRFYTERMGYEEYCTSFVYHLSEGSL is encoded by the coding sequence ATGACGACAACCAATATCCGAGAGATCACCACCGAGTCCGGCCGGCGCGAACTGTTCCCGCTCGTTACGGAACTGCGCGATCACCTCGATCTCGAGACGTATCTCGAGCTGTTCGAGGAGATGCGCGAGGAGGGGTACCGACTGTTCGCGCGCTACGACGGCGACGAAGCGGTCGCGGCCGCCGGCGTGAAGATCGCGACGAACTTCTACCTCGGCCGGCACGTCTACGTCTACGACCTCGTGACGGCTGAGGGCGAGCGGTCGAAGGGACACGGCGAACGACTCCTCTCGTTCGTTCACGACTGGGCCGCCGAGCGCGACTGCGACGCGGTCGAACTCGAGTCGGGCCAGTGGCGCGAGGACGCCCATCGGTTTTATACGGAGCGGATGGGCTACGAGGAGTACTGCACCTCGTTCGTCTATCACCTGTCGGAGGGCTCTCTTTGA
- a CDS encoding 3-hydroxyacyl-CoA dehydrogenase NAD-binding domain-containing protein has product MVVNIDDIETVAVVGAGQIGRGIGAVAVLTGYGTTITSSISHSGDADFVTEAAVEQQAVKQYIFADLAKNRPEGSIGG; this is encoded by the coding sequence ATGGTCGTGAATATCGACGACATCGAGACCGTCGCAGTGGTCGGTGCGGGACAGATAGGGCGCGGGATCGGTGCCGTCGCCGTGCTGACCGGGTACGGGACGACGATCACTTCGTCCATCTCCCACAGCGGCGACGCGGACTTCGTCACCGAAGCGGCGGTCGAACAGCAGGCGGTCAAGCAGTACATCTTCGCGGACCTCGCGAAGAACCGGCCTGAAGGGTCTATCGGGGGATGA
- a CDS encoding ornithine cyclodeaminase family protein yields MTDTLFLTSDEVDGLATPAEYVDVVREGYRQRGEGAPALPRQTFRNENPDGKLTNYSTILPETGAMGGYMYTSGFSGPNAWFVTPLFDAESGEPIALIDGASMNPFKTGAAGAVAVDALSRDDASTLAVIGSGAQARGQLHATTTVRDFESVRVFSPTPENRETFAAEFDDHLDASVEAVDSSEAAVTGADVVITATKAADPVFDGDDLEPGTHVTAMGQYTPGRRELDTTTIERATYVPDLRDRVTQDAGSFLAALEEGVVDEDHVHAELGEVVAGTAPGRTGDGEITVFDSGGTGIETVAAGYMLYEKALEEGLGTELPIAPASEALTGRLPSE; encoded by the coding sequence ATGACAGACACGCTGTTTCTCACCAGCGACGAAGTCGACGGACTCGCAACGCCGGCCGAATACGTCGACGTCGTCCGAGAGGGCTACCGCCAACGAGGAGAGGGTGCCCCGGCCCTGCCGCGACAGACGTTCCGCAACGAGAACCCGGACGGAAAGCTCACGAACTACTCGACGATCCTCCCCGAGACGGGTGCGATGGGTGGCTACATGTACACGTCGGGCTTTAGCGGACCCAACGCCTGGTTCGTGACGCCGCTGTTCGACGCCGAAAGCGGCGAACCCATCGCGCTGATCGACGGTGCGAGCATGAATCCGTTCAAGACGGGCGCCGCCGGTGCGGTCGCCGTCGACGCGCTCTCGCGGGATGACGCGAGCACCCTCGCCGTCATCGGTAGTGGCGCACAGGCCCGCGGCCAACTCCACGCGACGACGACCGTCCGCGACTTCGAGTCGGTCCGCGTCTTCTCACCGACGCCGGAGAATCGAGAGACATTCGCCGCGGAGTTCGACGACCACCTCGACGCGTCCGTCGAGGCCGTCGACTCGAGCGAGGCCGCCGTAACCGGTGCCGACGTCGTCATTACGGCGACGAAGGCGGCCGATCCGGTCTTCGACGGCGACGACCTCGAGCCCGGGACGCACGTGACGGCGATGGGTCAGTACACCCCCGGCCGCCGCGAACTCGACACGACGACCATCGAGCGCGCGACGTACGTCCCCGACCTCCGCGACCGCGTGACACAGGACGCGGGATCGTTCCTCGCGGCGCTCGAAGAGGGCGTCGTCGACGAGGATCACGTCCACGCGGAACTCGGTGAAGTCGTCGCAGGGACCGCTCCCGGTCGAACGGGCGACGGCGAAATCACGGTGTTCGACAGCGGCGGAACGGGGATCGAGACGGTCGCCGCCGGCTACATGCTCTACGAGAAGGCTCTCGAGGAGGGGCTGGGAACCGAACTTCCGATCGCCCCCGCCAGCGAGGCGCTGACCGGCCGGCTCCCGTCGGAATAA